The Pantoea phytobeneficialis genome has a segment encoding these proteins:
- the rpsR gene encoding 30S ribosomal protein S18: MARYFRRRKFCRFTAEGVQEIDYKDIATLKNYITESGKIVPSRITGTRAKYQRQLARAIKRARYLSLLPYTDRHQ, translated from the coding sequence ATGGCACGTTATTTCCGTCGTCGCAAATTCTGCCGCTTTACTGCGGAAGGCGTTCAAGAGATCGATTACAAAGATATCGCTACGCTGAAAAACTACATCACCGAAAGCGGTAAGATCGTACCGAGCCGTATCACCGGTACTCGCGCTAAATACCAGCGTCAGCTGGCTCGTGCTATCAAGCGCGCGCGTTACCTGTCCCTGCTGCCGTACACTGATCGTCATCAGTAA
- the priB gene encoding primosomal replication protein N produces MPVRKVSPSGIPHCQFVLEHRSMQEEAGFHRQAWCQMPVIISGSAHQAITQHITVGTQLILEGFISCHQARNGQSRIVLHAEQIELIDSGD; encoded by the coding sequence ATGCCGGTTCGAAAAGTCAGTCCGTCAGGAATTCCTCACTGCCAGTTCGTGCTTGAGCACCGTTCCATGCAGGAGGAAGCCGGGTTTCACCGGCAAGCCTGGTGTCAGATGCCGGTGATTATCAGCGGCAGCGCCCATCAGGCGATTACTCAACATATAACGGTCGGCACGCAACTCATTCTCGAAGGTTTTATTAGCTGCCATCAGGCACGCAACGGCCAGAGTAGAATTGTGTTACATGCCGAGCAGATTGAATTGATAGATTCTGGAGACTAG
- the rpsF gene encoding 30S ribosomal protein S6, producing MRHYEIVFMVHPDQSEQVPGMIERYTGAITGAQGTIHRLEDWGRRQLAYPINKLHKAHYVLLNVEAPQEVIDELETNFRFNDAVIRSMVMRVKHAVTEASPMVKAKDERRERREDFANEAADDSDAGDSEE from the coding sequence ATGCGTCATTACGAAATCGTATTTATGGTCCATCCTGACCAGAGCGAACAGGTTCCGGGCATGATCGAGCGTTACACTGGTGCTATCACTGGTGCTCAGGGCACGATCCACCGTCTGGAAGACTGGGGCCGCCGTCAGCTGGCTTACCCGATCAACAAACTGCACAAAGCACACTACGTTCTGCTGAACGTAGAAGCGCCGCAGGAAGTGATTGACGAGCTGGAAACTAACTTCCGCTTCAACGACGCCGTTATCCGCAGCATGGTTATGCGCGTTAAGCACGCGGTAACTGAAGCATCTCCGATGGTTAAAGCGAAAGACGAGCGTCGTGAACGCCGTGAAGATTTCGCTAACGAAGCGGCAGATGACTCAGATGCTGGGGATTCTGAAGAGTAA